A stretch of the Nitratireductor thuwali genome encodes the following:
- a CDS encoding MaoC family dehydratase, translating into MDGKLWAYEDFVEGAVIELATKTVSKEEIVEFASEFDAQPMHLDEEAGTASILGGLSASGWHTSAMFMRMMCDGFLLRSTSQGSPGITELKWRKPVLAGDTLTGHSKVLSKRELKSRPGIGLVTFRHSVSNQRGETVLEMENPIMFALRRATASARKSESIFGKHDA; encoded by the coding sequence ATGGACGGAAAGCTGTGGGCCTATGAGGATTTCGTGGAGGGCGCCGTGATCGAGCTCGCCACCAAGACCGTCTCCAAGGAGGAGATCGTCGAGTTTGCGTCCGAGTTCGACGCCCAGCCGATGCACCTGGATGAGGAAGCGGGGACGGCCAGCATACTGGGCGGATTGTCGGCCTCCGGCTGGCACACCAGCGCCATGTTCATGCGCATGATGTGCGACGGTTTCCTGCTCAGATCCACCTCGCAGGGGTCCCCCGGCATAACCGAGCTGAAGTGGAGGAAGCCCGTTCTGGCCGGCGATACGCTGACCGGCCACTCCAAGGTGCTGTCGAAGCGGGAACTGAAGTCCCGTCCCGGCATCGGTCTCGTGACGTTCCGCCATTCGGTCTCCAACCAGCGGGGCGAGACGGTGCTGGAGATGGAGAACCCGATCATGTTCGCCCTTCGCAGGGCTACAGCATCGGCCCGAAAATCGGAATCGATTTTCGGAAAGCACGATGCGTAG
- the pth gene encoding aminoacyl-tRNA hydrolase, with the protein MLLIAGLGNPGRQYENHRHNVGFMAADAIHRRHSFSPWSRKFSALVADGTLDGEKVLLIKPQTFMNLSGQAIGEALRFYKLTTADLIVFYDELDLAPGKLRIKTGGGAGGHNGIKSIDAHCGKDYRRVRIGIGHPGDKARVTSHVLGDFAKSDHDWLDPLLEAIADNAGLLAKGDDNGFMNKASLAVKGKDEPSAPRAKGQSHIRQARPAKIAPRVPEDGPMAAMLKKILGKKD; encoded by the coding sequence ATGCTTCTCATTGCAGGGCTCGGAAATCCGGGCCGGCAATACGAAAACCACCGGCACAATGTCGGTTTCATGGCGGCGGATGCGATACACCGCCGCCATTCCTTTTCGCCGTGGTCCAGGAAGTTTTCCGCCCTCGTGGCCGACGGCACGCTGGACGGAGAAAAGGTGCTGCTGATCAAGCCGCAGACCTTCATGAACCTGTCCGGCCAGGCCATCGGCGAAGCCCTGCGCTTCTATAAGCTGACCACGGCCGATCTGATCGTCTTTTACGACGAGCTGGATCTGGCGCCGGGGAAGCTGCGCATCAAGACGGGCGGCGGCGCCGGCGGTCACAACGGCATCAAATCCATCGATGCCCATTGCGGCAAAGACTATCGGCGTGTGCGCATCGGCATCGGCCATCCGGGCGACAAGGCGCGCGTGACCAGCCATGTGCTGGGCGACTTCGCCAAATCGGATCACGACTGGCTGGACCCGCTGCTGGAGGCCATCGCCGACAATGCCGGCCTGCTGGCAAAGGGCGACGACAACGGCTTCATGAACAAGGCGAGCCTTGCCGTGAAGGGCAAGGACGAGCCGTCCGCGCCGCGCGCCAAGGGCCAGAGCCATATCCGGCAGGCGCGGCCGGCAAAGATCGCACCGCGGGTCCCCGAGGACGGACCCATGGCGGCCATGCTCAAGAAGATCCTCGGCAAGAAGGACTAG
- the corA gene encoding magnesium/cobalt transporter CorA — translation MLKAYMLDNGRLKDADGIGPHGAAVVWVDLLTPTDEEEKAVEAWLGAEIPTRDEMEEIEISSRLYAEDGANFMTANLPANADGDRPDMAPVTFVLSAGKLATVRYHSPRAFQAFAQRAEKAALGCQNGESILIALLEVIVDREADILERAGREIMDIAQGIFHPTERQVTKRDRSFHIILRKIGRKEELLSNMQDSLLSLERLCGFLSTIIGKNDRDARARLKTLQRDVASISDHAATLAQKINFLLDATLGMISIEQNAIIKIFSVVAVIFLPPTLVASIYGMNFEKMPELSWSFGYPLALVIMVASAILPFFYFKRRGWL, via the coding sequence ATGCTCAAGGCCTATATGCTGGACAATGGACGCCTGAAGGACGCGGACGGCATCGGGCCGCACGGCGCGGCTGTCGTCTGGGTGGACCTCCTGACGCCCACGGACGAAGAGGAAAAGGCCGTCGAGGCGTGGCTGGGAGCGGAAATCCCGACCAGAGATGAAATGGAGGAGATCGAGATCTCCAGCCGCCTCTATGCCGAGGACGGCGCCAACTTTATGACCGCCAACCTGCCGGCCAACGCCGATGGCGACCGGCCGGACATGGCGCCGGTGACCTTCGTCCTTTCCGCCGGCAAGCTGGCCACCGTCCGCTATCACAGCCCGCGCGCGTTCCAGGCCTTCGCGCAGCGCGCCGAGAAGGCTGCGCTCGGCTGCCAGAACGGGGAATCGATCCTGATCGCATTGCTCGAAGTGATCGTCGACCGGGAAGCCGATATCCTGGAGCGGGCCGGCCGGGAGATCATGGATATCGCGCAGGGCATCTTCCACCCCACGGAGAGGCAGGTCACCAAGCGCGACCGCAGCTTTCACATCATCCTGCGCAAGATCGGCCGCAAGGAAGAGCTCCTCTCCAACATGCAGGACAGCCTCTTGTCCCTGGAGCGGTTGTGCGGCTTCCTGAGCACCATCATCGGCAAGAACGACCGCGACGCGCGCGCCCGCCTGAAAACGCTGCAGCGGGACGTGGCGTCGATTTCGGACCATGCCGCCACGCTGGCCCAGAAGATCAACTTCCTGCTCGACGCCACGCTGGGCATGATCAGCATCGAGCAGAACGCCATCATCAAGATATTCTCGGTGGTCGCCGTGATCTTCCTTCCGCCGACCCTGGTGGCATCGATATACGGCATGAATTTCGAGAAGATGCCCGAGCTTTCCTGGAGCTTCGGCTATCCGCTGGCGCTGGTCATCATGGTCGCCTCGGCCATCCTGCCCTTCTTCTACTTCAAGCGGCGCGGCTGGCTCTGA
- a CDS encoding MaoC family dehydratase, whose translation MSIDAFLRLGETVTLGAHTFSAEEIKAFARKYDPQPFHIDEEAAEASVFGALCASGWHTGAMWMRYNLQSLEREPPPAWSGEGPAPEFGPSPGLSAMKWPRPVYAGDTVTFTRKAVSHRPLASRPGWRLVKLEGGARNQDGAAVLTFDNAVLLKAAI comes from the coding sequence ATGAGCATCGACGCTTTTCTCAGGCTAGGCGAGACCGTCACGCTGGGCGCCCACACCTTCTCCGCCGAGGAGATCAAGGCCTTCGCGCGCAAATACGATCCCCAGCCATTCCACATCGACGAGGAGGCCGCCGAGGCGAGTGTCTTCGGCGCGCTGTGCGCCTCCGGATGGCACACCGGCGCCATGTGGATGCGATACAATCTGCAAAGCCTGGAACGGGAGCCGCCGCCTGCCTGGAGCGGCGAAGGCCCCGCGCCGGAATTCGGCCCCTCCCCGGGCCTCTCCGCCATGAAATGGCCAAGGCCCGTCTATGCGGGCGACACGGTCACCTTCACGCGCAAGGCCGTCTCCCACAGGCCGCTTGCTTCCCGGCCCGGCTGGCGGCTCGTCAAGCTGGAAGGCGGCGCGAGGAATCAGGACGGCGCCGCCGTCCTGACTTTCGACAATGCGGTTCTGCTCAAGGCCGCGATTTAG
- a CDS encoding NADPH-dependent FMN reductase yields the protein MKKIAVLVGSNRKESVNLKFARALEKLAAGRLAFDYLDLSVLPMYNDDHMDPFPETARSMKSRIEAADGVLLVTPEYNRSVPPLLKNAIDWASRPYGKNSWVAKPAAIVGASPGVIGTAAAQIHLRSIMVGLGTVLMGRPEVYLHMKPGLIDDRNNITDPETEAFLRGFIDNLTDWVLAEKRAAA from the coding sequence ATGAAGAAGATTGCTGTTCTCGTCGGCTCCAACCGCAAGGAGTCCGTCAATCTAAAGTTCGCGCGCGCCCTCGAGAAGCTGGCGGCCGGCCGGCTCGCCTTCGACTATCTCGATCTGTCGGTGCTGCCCATGTACAATGACGACCACATGGACCCGTTTCCCGAGACGGCCCGGAGCATGAAGTCTCGGATCGAGGCGGCCGACGGTGTGCTTCTGGTCACGCCGGAGTACAACCGCTCCGTCCCGCCGCTGCTCAAGAACGCGATTGACTGGGCTTCGCGGCCCTATGGCAAGAATTCCTGGGTAGCCAAGCCCGCCGCCATCGTGGGCGCCAGCCCCGGCGTGATCGGCACTGCCGCCGCGCAGATACATCTGCGCTCGATCATGGTGGGTCTCGGCACCGTTTTGATGGGGCGGCCGGAAGTCTATCTTCACATGAAGCCAGGCCTGATCGACGACCGGAACAACATTACCGATCCCGAAACGGAAGCCTTCCTCAGGGGCTTCATCGACAATCTGACCGATTGGGTCTTGGCCGAGAAGCGCGCGGCGGCCTGA
- a CDS encoding M24 family metallopeptidase, which translates to MALHFDRAEFDARRDRLVIEMAERKLDALLLFAQESMYWLTGYDTFGFCFFQSLIVKADGSMVLLTRSADLRQARHTSIIENIVLWSDRHGANPAVDLRNLLNDLDLLGARIGVEYDTHGLTARNGRLLDEQLQTFGKIEDASDLVSGLRLLKSEAEIVKVKRAAKLADEALDAALPLIKQGGDEAAILAAMQGAVLAGGGDYPANEFIIGSGDDALLCRYKAGRRKLTKNDQLTLEWAGVYHHYHAAMMHTVLTGRVSKRHQELFDAGREALLACEKAMRPGNTFGDVFDAHARVMEATGLTKHRLNACGYSLGARFSPSWMDPPMFYSGNPEPIAPSMTLFTHMIIMDSETNSAMCLGRTYLTTEAEPLPLSRHGLELIVK; encoded by the coding sequence ATGGCGCTTCATTTCGACCGCGCGGAATTCGACGCAAGGCGTGACCGGCTGGTCATCGAGATGGCGGAGCGCAAGCTCGACGCCCTGCTCCTGTTCGCGCAGGAGAGCATGTACTGGCTGACAGGCTACGACACGTTCGGCTTCTGCTTCTTCCAGAGCCTGATCGTGAAGGCCGACGGCTCCATGGTGCTCCTGACGCGCTCGGCCGACCTGCGCCAGGCGCGCCACACATCCATCATCGAGAACATCGTTCTGTGGAGCGACCGGCACGGGGCAAACCCGGCGGTCGATCTGCGCAATCTGTTGAACGATCTGGACCTTTTGGGCGCCCGCATCGGCGTGGAATACGACACGCACGGCCTGACAGCCCGCAACGGGCGCCTGCTGGACGAGCAACTGCAGACCTTCGGCAAGATCGAGGACGCTTCGGACCTTGTCTCCGGGCTCAGGCTCCTGAAGAGCGAGGCCGAGATCGTGAAGGTCAAGCGCGCCGCGAAGCTGGCGGACGAGGCCCTGGACGCGGCGCTGCCCCTGATCAAGCAGGGCGGCGACGAGGCGGCGATACTGGCTGCCATGCAGGGCGCGGTGCTGGCGGGCGGCGGCGACTACCCCGCAAACGAGTTCATCATCGGCTCCGGCGACGACGCGCTTTTGTGCCGCTACAAGGCCGGCCGGCGCAAGCTGACCAAGAACGACCAGCTGACGCTCGAATGGGCCGGCGTCTACCACCATTACCATGCCGCTATGATGCATACGGTGCTGACGGGCAGGGTGTCGAAGCGCCATCAGGAGCTTTTCGACGCCGGCCGCGAGGCGCTGCTGGCCTGCGAAAAGGCGATGAGGCCGGGCAACACTTTCGGCGACGTCTTCGATGCGCACGCGCGGGTCATGGAGGCGACCGGGCTGACCAAGCACCGGCTCAATGCCTGCGGCTATTCGCTGGGGGCGCGCTTTTCGCCATCGTGGATGGACCCGCCGATGTTCTATTCGGGCAATCCGGAGCCGATCGCGCCGAGCATGACACTCTTTACCCACATGATTATCATGGATTCCGAAACGAACAGCGCCATGTGCCTCGGCCGCACATATCTGACCACCGAGGCCGAGCCCCTGCCCCTGTCGCGGCACGGGCTGGAACTGATCGTCAAATAG
- a CDS encoding peroxiredoxin has translation MLNRKVPDVTFRTRVRDESIEGPNPFRWEDRTTADYFGGKRVVLFSLPGAFTPTCSTYQLPDFEKLFDEFKAEGIDEIYCISVNDAFVMNAWAKQQGIERIKLIPDGSGEFTRKMGMLVAKDNLGFGMRSWRYAAVVDDGFVEQWFEEEGFSDNCDADPYGVSSPQNILQNLRRPESAAA, from the coding sequence ATGCTCAACCGCAAAGTACCGGACGTAACGTTCCGCACCCGCGTGCGCGACGAATCCATAGAGGGACCGAACCCCTTCCGCTGGGAAGACAGGACCACCGCAGACTATTTCGGCGGCAAGCGGGTCGTTCTGTTCTCCCTGCCCGGCGCCTTCACGCCCACCTGCTCCACCTACCAGCTTCCCGATTTCGAGAAGCTGTTCGACGAGTTCAAGGCGGAAGGGATCGACGAGATCTACTGCATCTCGGTCAACGATGCCTTCGTCATGAATGCCTGGGCCAAGCAGCAGGGGATCGAACGCATCAAGCTCATTCCCGACGGCTCGGGCGAGTTCACCCGGAAGATGGGCATGCTGGTGGCGAAGGACAATCTGGGCTTCGGCATGCGCTCCTGGCGCTACGCCGCCGTCGTCGACGACGGCTTCGTCGAGCAGTGGTTCGAGGAGGAAGGCTTCTCCGACAATTGCGATGCGGACCCCTACGGCGTGTCCTCGCCGCAGAACATCCTGCAGAACCTGCGCAGGCCGGAATCGGCGGCAGCGTAA
- a CDS encoding winged helix-turn-helix transcriptional regulator — MKPRRGHISDSCRPISEVLSLIGNKWTSLIITRLTEGPLRFNELKRSVHGISQKVLTSSLRALERDGFIERTEYPTVPPSVDYRLTPFGRDLAEPVMALTRFALKNRDRMDVARAAYDERHGMPTPGAPPKRKPQPLRLN, encoded by the coding sequence ATGAAACCACGTCGCGGACACATCTCGGACAGCTGCCGGCCGATCAGCGAGGTGCTCTCGCTCATCGGCAATAAATGGACCTCGCTCATCATCACCCGTCTCACGGAAGGCCCGCTCCGCTTCAACGAATTGAAGCGGAGCGTGCACGGCATATCCCAGAAGGTGCTGACGTCTTCGCTGCGCGCGCTCGAGCGCGACGGCTTCATCGAGCGGACGGAGTATCCGACCGTCCCGCCCAGCGTGGACTACCGCCTCACCCCGTTCGGCCGCGACCTGGCCGAACCGGTGATGGCGCTGACGCGCTTCGCGCTCAAGAACCGAGACCGCATGGACGTGGCCCGGGCCGCCTATGACGAACGGCACGGCATGCCGACGCCCGGCGCGCCGCCGAAGCGCAAGCCGCAGCCCTTGCGGCTCAACTGA
- a CDS encoding 50S ribosomal protein L25/general stress protein Ctc, translating into MSHQSYELKAEARERVGKGSARAIRRNGMVPAVIYGEKEAPLTIALPYKDVTKKIHGGGFMTTIATIDVDGKKIQVLPKDYQLDPVRDFTMHIDFLRIGKNTIVTVNVPVHFTNEEASPGLKRGGVLNIVRHEVEFVCPATSIPEFIEVDLTGLDLGDSVHISAIKLPEGVEPTITDRDFTIATVAAPAGLKSEGAEEEEAEEAEEEEGGEE; encoded by the coding sequence ATGAGCCATCAGTCCTATGAACTGAAGGCCGAGGCGCGCGAACGGGTCGGTAAGGGGTCCGCCCGGGCAATTCGGCGCAACGGTATGGTTCCCGCCGTCATTTACGGCGAAAAAGAAGCCCCCCTGACGATCGCCCTTCCCTACAAGGATGTGACGAAGAAGATCCATGGAGGCGGCTTCATGACGACGATCGCCACCATCGACGTCGACGGCAAGAAGATCCAGGTCCTGCCGAAGGATTACCAGCTCGATCCGGTGCGTGACTTCACGATGCATATCGACTTCCTGCGCATCGGCAAGAACACCATCGTGACCGTGAACGTGCCGGTGCACTTCACCAACGAGGAAGCCAGCCCCGGCCTCAAGCGCGGCGGCGTGCTGAACATCGTCCGTCACGAGGTGGAGTTCGTCTGCCCCGCCACGTCCATTCCCGAGTTCATCGAGGTTGATCTGACCGGCCTGGACCTCGGCGATTCCGTGCACATTTCGGCGATCAAGCTGCCGGAAGGCGTGGAGCCGACCATCACCGACCGCGACTTCACCATCGCCACCGTGGCCGCTCCCGCCGGACTGAAGTCCGAGGGCGCCGAGGAGGAAGAAGCGGAAGAAGCCGAGGAAGAGGAAGGCGGGGAGGAATAG
- the ychF gene encoding redox-regulated ATPase YchF, producing the protein MGFKCGIVGLPNVGKSTLFNALTRTAAAQAANYPFCTIEPNTGEVAVPDERLKKIAEIAGSKEIVPTRISFVDIAGLVRGASKGEGLGNQFLANIREVDAIVHVLRCFEDDDITHVEGRIDPVADAETVETELMLADLESLERRTTQMRKRATGKDKEAATLLPMMEEALALLQEGKPARLLLEGIAAEDLKILRSLNLLTSKPVLYVCNVAEEDAAKGNAHSRAVEEMAAAQGAATVVISAAIEAEVSQLGDAEAYEYLEAMGLEEPGLDRLIRAGYKLLDLITFFTAGPKETRAWTVAKGAKAPQAAGVIHTDFERGFIRAQTIAYDDFISLGGEVAAREAGKARDEGKEYVVSDGDVMLFKFNT; encoded by the coding sequence ATGGGTTTCAAATGCGGCATTGTCGGCCTGCCCAATGTCGGCAAATCGACGCTGTTCAACGCGCTCACCAGGACGGCGGCCGCGCAGGCCGCCAACTATCCTTTTTGCACCATCGAACCGAATACCGGCGAGGTGGCCGTACCCGACGAGCGCCTGAAGAAGATCGCGGAAATCGCCGGCTCCAAGGAGATCGTGCCCACCCGCATCTCTTTCGTCGATATCGCCGGCCTGGTGCGCGGGGCGTCGAAGGGCGAAGGGCTGGGCAACCAGTTCCTCGCCAACATCCGCGAGGTGGACGCCATCGTCCATGTGCTGCGCTGCTTCGAGGACGACGACATCACCCATGTGGAGGGGCGCATCGACCCGGTGGCCGACGCGGAGACCGTGGAAACCGAGCTGATGCTTGCCGACCTTGAAAGCCTCGAGCGGCGCACCACGCAGATGCGCAAGCGCGCCACCGGCAAGGACAAGGAAGCCGCCACCCTTCTGCCGATGATGGAAGAGGCGCTGGCGCTGCTGCAGGAAGGCAAGCCGGCGCGCCTGCTTCTGGAGGGCATCGCCGCCGAGGACCTCAAGATCCTGCGCAGCCTCAACCTTTTGACGTCGAAGCCGGTGCTCTATGTCTGCAACGTCGCCGAGGAGGATGCGGCAAAGGGCAATGCCCATAGCCGTGCCGTCGAGGAGATGGCAGCCGCGCAGGGGGCGGCGACCGTCGTGATTTCCGCGGCCATCGAGGCGGAAGTCTCGCAGCTCGGCGACGCCGAGGCCTATGAGTATCTGGAAGCCATGGGCCTCGAAGAGCCGGGGCTCGACCGCCTGATCCGGGCCGGTTACAAGCTGCTGGACCTCATCACCTTCTTCACCGCGGGACCCAAGGAAACCCGTGCGTGGACGGTGGCCAAGGGCGCAAAGGCGCCGCAGGCCGCCGGCGTCATCCACACGGATTTCGAGCGCGGCTTCATCAGGGCGCAGACGATCGCCTATGACGACTTCATCTCGCTCGGCGGCGAGGTTGCCGCGCGCGAGGCCGGCAAGGCGCGCGACGAGGGCAAGGAATATGTCGTCAGCGACGGCGACGTGATGCTGTTCAAGTTCAACACCTGA
- a CDS encoding S8 family peptidase — MLGKDYASPVGRASALVLILGSILQTPPAFAEPLRGSTGDPEADFNWGLSAVNAKKAHQAGFTGKGVRVGVFDSGLDITHPEFSGRVGPDSLDIEASLLAGKPIPVSGDEEGHGTFVSGIIAANRDGQGTQGIAYGASLVPLAGDIGPDTFNVQTYFAFTYFASRGGEIVNASLGVDESDAPGGVADRAYLETQFPDAISAVREAARVGVVTVWAAGNEAADNAEAMARLPYYYPELEDTSLAVVALAHSGGLASYSSKCGVATAWCLAAPGGEGDIGDPEGVSSVASGGYMTAAGTSFAAPHVTGGLAIAREIFPDADMGDLRKLILHTAVDIGEPGVDATFGWGRLDLGNVVETIAPYGRSIFAGAAFSRRLSMEQVARLPSGPVARSQRLRRLWAAGDLVFAGIDADTDAGGLPQTKARSRTLAAGLDLIERGWLTAGLGLAYTNGATSEKSTVNTATANGFHGFGYGDWAGGAWYAKGAAGVSYFRQEHERRTIPGLAGTVLALGGPEARSSSDVWGVFADAEAGRNFDLGLAGMAVFGRFTGAVQSYGATSESGLEVLGYDLLSGTVSSAQVGPGVRFSRPFTRGAWMVAPELDLSYARVLGSSDYAVRTALLGREMEARTAALGRDVFGVGAKLTFEQPERGFTASVGYSGSFRERATQHAVRLSLSVKF, encoded by the coding sequence ATGCTCGGGAAAGATTACGCATCGCCGGTGGGGCGGGCCAGCGCCCTGGTCCTCATCCTTGGATCGATATTACAGACGCCGCCCGCTTTCGCCGAGCCCCTGCGCGGCAGCACCGGTGATCCCGAGGCCGATTTCAATTGGGGTCTGTCGGCCGTAAACGCAAAGAAGGCGCATCAGGCGGGGTTTACGGGGAAGGGTGTTCGGGTTGGCGTATTCGATTCCGGGCTGGACATCACGCACCCGGAATTCTCGGGGCGGGTAGGCCCAGATTCCCTCGATATAGAAGCCTCCTTGCTTGCCGGAAAGCCGATTCCCGTCAGCGGTGATGAAGAGGGGCACGGCACCTTTGTTTCGGGCATCATTGCGGCGAACCGGGATGGTCAAGGGACGCAAGGCATCGCTTACGGCGCTTCTTTGGTGCCGCTGGCGGGCGACATCGGCCCCGATACTTTTAATGTCCAAACCTATTTCGCATTCACCTATTTCGCGTCTCGCGGTGGGGAAATCGTGAACGCATCGCTTGGGGTGGACGAAAGCGACGCGCCTGGTGGCGTGGCCGACCGCGCCTATCTGGAGACGCAATTTCCCGATGCTATTTCGGCCGTAAGGGAAGCTGCTCGGGTCGGCGTCGTTACCGTTTGGGCGGCGGGTAACGAAGCTGCCGACAATGCGGAAGCGATGGCTCGTTTGCCGTACTATTACCCCGAATTGGAGGATACGTCGCTGGCGGTCGTCGCGCTAGCTCATTCCGGCGGCCTGGCTTCCTATTCCAGCAAGTGCGGCGTCGCCACCGCCTGGTGTCTGGCGGCTCCAGGTGGTGAGGGGGATATCGGTGATCCTGAAGGCGTGTCCTCGGTAGCTTCTGGGGGCTATATGACCGCAGCAGGCACCTCATTCGCTGCGCCGCATGTGACGGGCGGCCTCGCTATCGCCCGCGAAATCTTCCCCGACGCGGACATGGGCGACCTACGCAAGCTCATCCTGCACACGGCGGTCGACATTGGCGAACCCGGCGTGGACGCCACCTTCGGCTGGGGCCGGCTCGATCTGGGCAATGTGGTCGAAACGATCGCGCCCTATGGCCGTTCCATCTTTGCGGGCGCGGCCTTCAGCAGGCGGCTTTCCATGGAGCAGGTCGCGCGGCTTCCCTCGGGCCCCGTCGCCCGCTCGCAGCGGCTGCGCCGTCTTTGGGCTGCCGGCGACCTTGTCTTCGCCGGTATCGATGCCGATACCGATGCGGGCGGCCTGCCGCAGACCAAGGCCCGCAGCCGGACCCTTGCCGCCGGCCTCGACCTGATCGAGCGCGGCTGGCTGACCGCCGGTCTCGGCCTTGCCTATACCAATGGCGCGACCAGCGAGAAGAGCACCGTCAACACGGCCACGGCCAACGGTTTCCACGGCTTCGGCTATGGCGATTGGGCCGGCGGCGCATGGTATGCGAAGGGGGCTGCCGGCGTCAGCTATTTCCGCCAGGAGCATGAGCGGCGCACCATCCCTGGCCTTGCCGGCACGGTGCTCGCCCTCGGCGGGCCCGAGGCGCGCTCGTCCTCCGATGTGTGGGGCGTGTTCGCCGATGCGGAGGCCGGCCGCAATTTCGATCTCGGCCTTGCCGGCATGGCGGTGTTCGGCCGGTTCACCGGCGCTGTGCAATCCTACGGCGCGACATCGGAGAGCGGGCTTGAAGTGCTGGGCTACGACCTCCTCTCCGGCACGGTCTCGTCGGCGCAGGTGGGGCCGGGCGTGCGGTTTTCGCGGCCGTTCACGCGCGGGGCCTGGATGGTGGCGCCCGAACTCGACCTGTCCTATGCCCGCGTTCTCGGCTCCAGCGATTACGCCGTCAGGACGGCGCTGCTCGGCCGCGAAATGGAGGCACGGACGGCGGCTTTGGGGCGCGATGTCTTCGGCGTCGGCGCAAAGCTCACCTTCGAACAGCCCGAACGCGGCTTCACCGCCTCGGTCGGCTATTCCGGCTCCTTCCGCGAGCGCGCGACCCAGCACGCCGTAAGGCTCAGCCTGTCGGTGAAGTTCTAA
- a CDS encoding ribose-phosphate pyrophosphokinase — protein sequence MKLFSGNSNRVLAESVTRYLNLSLGKAMVRRFADQEIFVEIQENVRGEDVFVLQSTSYPANDHLMELLIMIDAFRRSSARRITAVLPYFGYARQDRRTSGRTPISAKLVANLITRAGADRVLTLDLHAGQIQGFFDIPTDNLFAVPVMARDVKAHYNLSNVMVVSPDVGGVVRARSLAKRIDAPLAIVDKRRDRPGESEVMNVIGDVHGRDCLLIDDIVDSGGTLCNAAEALLNNGATSVTAYITHGVLSGGAVARIANSKLKELVITDSIQPTSAVEAGRNVRVITIADLIGEAISRTATEESVSSLFN from the coding sequence ATGAAGCTCTTTTCGGGCAATTCAAACAGGGTGCTGGCGGAATCCGTCACCCGATATCTCAATCTTTCCCTCGGCAAGGCGATGGTCCGGCGGTTCGCCGATCAGGAGATTTTCGTCGAGATCCAGGAGAATGTGCGCGGCGAGGACGTTTTCGTCCTTCAGTCCACATCCTATCCGGCCAACGATCACCTGATGGAACTGCTCATCATGATCGACGCCTTCCGCCGTTCCTCGGCGCGGCGCATCACCGCGGTCCTGCCCTATTTCGGCTATGCAAGGCAGGATCGGCGCACCTCCGGGCGCACGCCGATTTCAGCCAAGCTGGTGGCCAATCTGATCACCCGCGCCGGCGCCGACCGCGTTCTGACGCTGGACCTGCATGCCGGGCAGATCCAGGGCTTCTTCGACATCCCAACCGACAATCTGTTTGCCGTGCCGGTCATGGCCCGCGACGTGAAGGCGCACTACAACCTGTCCAACGTCATGGTGGTTTCGCCCGATGTGGGCGGCGTGGTGCGGGCCCGCTCGCTTGCCAAGCGCATCGATGCCCCGCTCGCCATCGTCGACAAGCGCCGCGACCGCCCGGGCGAATCCGAGGTCATGAACGTGATCGGCGACGTGCACGGCCGGGACTGCCTTCTGATCGACGATATCGTCGACAGCGGTGGCACCCTGTGCAACGCCGCCGAAGCGCTGTTGAACAACGGCGCCACCAGCGTCACCGCCTATATCACCCACGGCGTCCTTTCCGGCGGCGCGGTGGCGCGCATCGCCAACTCCAAGCTGAAGGAACTGGTCATCACCGATTCCATCCAGCCGACCTCGGCGGTCGAAGCCGGCCGCAATGTGCGGGTGATCACCATCGCCGACCTTATCGGCGAGGCCATCTCGAGGACGGCGACCGAAGAATCGGTATCGAGCCTGTTCAACTGA